From a region of the Triticum aestivum cultivar Chinese Spring chromosome 7D, IWGSC CS RefSeq v2.1, whole genome shotgun sequence genome:
- the LOC123166023 gene encoding uncharacterized protein isoform X1, whose product MGKLQKVSHQDVPLMSSFESADSIREPFVPNDFAEDGSYPMSTKGKSLKRKLSSVRRRNVESLNVFFIEVFIVILFMVCMLGVFFCCTFFGWCSFSFHFVECLQNSTEAEGWRGVSLFRA is encoded by the exons ATGGGAAAGCTTCAGAAAGTCTCTCACCAGGATGTTCCGTTAATGTCATCTTTTGAGAGTGCAGATTCTATTCGTGAACCATTCGTGCCTAATGACTTTGCGGAAGATGGATCATATCCAATGTCTACG AAAGGAAAATCACTGAAGAGGAAGTTATCATCTGTTCGTAGAAGAAATGTG GAATCTCTCAATGTCTTCTTCATCGAGGTATTCATTGTCATCTTGTTCAT GGTCTGCATGCTAGGGGTTTTCTTCTGTTGCACCTTCTTCGGTTGGTGCAGTTTCAGTTTCCATTTCGTCGAATGTCTGCAGAATAGTACTGAAGCT GAGGGGTGGAGAGGGGTTTCCCTTTTCCGTGCGTAG
- the LOC123166023 gene encoding uncharacterized protein isoform X2, whose product MGKLQKVSHQDVPLMSSFESADSIREPFVPNDFAEDGSYPMSTKGKSLKRKLSSVRRRNVESLNVFFIEVFIVILFMRGGEGFPFSVRSKLMASREVVASC is encoded by the exons ATGGGAAAGCTTCAGAAAGTCTCTCACCAGGATGTTCCGTTAATGTCATCTTTTGAGAGTGCAGATTCTATTCGTGAACCATTCGTGCCTAATGACTTTGCGGAAGATGGATCATATCCAATGTCTACG AAAGGAAAATCACTGAAGAGGAAGTTATCATCTGTTCGTAGAAGAAATGTG GAATCTCTCAATGTCTTCTTCATCGAGGTATTCATTGTCATCTTGTTCAT GAGGGGTGGAGAGGGGTTTCCCTTTTCCGTGCGTAGCAAGTTGATGGCAAGCAGGGAAGTTGTGGCCAGCTGTTAG